The following nucleotide sequence is from Paraburkholderia flava.
CGCCTTCGCACGCTCGAGCATCGCGAGAATGCGCTGACGTGAGCGGTCCGAAATCACCGGGCCGAGTTGGGTCTTCGCATCTTCAGGGTCGCCCACGCGAATGCCCATCGCCTTCACACGGAAGCGCTCGAGAAACTCCGCATAGATCGACTTCTGCACCAGAATCCGCGCGCCGCACACGCAGGTCTGCCCCGCACCGATGAAGGCCGCGAACGCCGCACCGTTGACTGCACGCTCCATGTCGAAATCGTCGAACAGCATGACCGCGCCCTTGCCGCCGAGCTCGAGCGTCGTCAACGCAAAGGTGCGCGCCGCTGCTTCGCCGATCGAGCGCCCGACGTCCGTGCCGCCCGTGAACACCACCTTGCGGATCAGCGGATGCTGCGCGAGCGCCGCGCCTGCTTCGCGCCCTTCCCCGTTCACGACGTTCACGACGCCCTTCGGCACACCCGCTTCATCGAGCAGACGCACCAGACGCACGGTGGTCAGCGGAGTCTGTTCGGATGCCTTGATCACGACGCTGTTGCCCGTCGCCAGCGCCGGCGCAAGACTCTTCGACAGGATCATCAGCGGATGATTGAACGACGTCATCAACGCGACCACACCGAGCGGCACGCGCTGCGTGTAGCACAGGTACGGTCCCTCGATCGGAATCACGTCGCTTCGGCGTGTCAGCGCGAGCGCCGCGAAATAGCGGTAGAACTGCGGCAGACGCGAAATCTGTGCGCGTGTCTCGGAGATCGGCCGGCCGTTGTTCAGCGTTTCGAGTTTATAAAACTGTTCGAGGTCCGCTTCGAACAGATCGGCGAAACGGTTCAGCACGCGTGCGCGCTGATGGATCGGCATGTCGCGCCACGCGCCGCTTTCGAACGCACGCTGACCCGCGCGCACCGCGCGGTCCACATCCTGTGCCGATGCGGCCGCGAGCGCGCCGATTACCTCGCCTGTCGCCGGATTGACGATATCCATCCGGCGGCCGTTGTCGGAGTCCGTCCATGCGCCGTCGATAAAAAGTTGTGCATCGAGATGCGACTGGTTCACTGTGTCCATAGCGTTCGATTCCATGTAGCTCACTTGAGATCACTTGAAGGGCGATGCATGCGCGTCGGGGCGCATCGCATCGTTGGCTTGCGGGTCGGCCGGCTGCAGGTCTTCGAGGCGCTGTCCGGTCGGCTCGACGCCGAGCCACGCAACCACGACGATCTGAATGACGAGCAGTCCGATCATCAGCGCCAGCACGCCGACGACGCCGTACTGCGAATACAGTGCGACGACGATAAACGGGGTGATGATGGTCGCGCCGCGACCCAGCGCATTGCAGATGCCGGATGCGCGCAGCCGGACTTCGGTCGGATAGAGTTCGGGCACGTAGATCGCGAACAGCAACGCGACCAGCACGTAGATCGGGATGATCAGCAACAGGCCGACAAGCGGCAGCAGCACCGGATCCGAAACGAACGGATAGATCGCGCCGAACACGATCGCGGCAAACGACGCACCGATGATGGTTGGCTTGCGGCCCCACGAGTCCGCCGTCAACGCGCCGATTGCGGACCCGATTGGCGCACCGAGCGACATGACGAGCGCGAAGCCGAACGACTTCGCGATGCTGAAGCCCTGATGCACGAAAAAGGTCGGCAGCCAGGTGACGAAGCCGTACAGCAGCGTATTGATGACAACAAGTGTCACGCAACCGACGATCAACCGTTGCAGCATCGTCCCGCTGAACAGCGAACCGAACGACAGCGGCGCTGCAGCAGGGTTGGGCTTCGCGACGACAGGTGGCGGCAACGGCTCGCCGCCGCGCGCTTCGGTTACTTCGCTTTCGATGCGATACAGGATCGCTTCCGCTTCGTCGCGACGGCCCACCGAATCAAGCCAGCGCGGCGACTCGGGCAGCGACTTGCGCGCATACCAGACACCCATCGCACCGATGCCGCCCAGGACGAACATCGCACGCCAGCCGAACGCGGGTATCAGCAGCAGGCCGATCAACCCCGCGACCGGCAATCCGGACACGACGAAAACGGCCATCAATCCCTGCAGCTTGCCGCGCTTTTGCGGTGGAACGAATTCGGTCAGCGTCGAATAGCCGACGACATTTTCCGCGCCTA
It contains:
- a CDS encoding aldehyde dehydrogenase → MDTVNQSHLDAQLFIDGAWTDSDNGRRMDIVNPATGEVIGALAAASAQDVDRAVRAGQRAFESGAWRDMPIHQRARVLNRFADLFEADLEQFYKLETLNNGRPISETRAQISRLPQFYRYFAALALTRRSDVIPIEGPYLCYTQRVPLGVVALMTSFNHPLMILSKSLAPALATGNSVVIKASEQTPLTTVRLVRLLDEAGVPKGVVNVVNGEGREAGAALAQHPLIRKVVFTGGTDVGRSIGEAAARTFALTTLELGGKGAVMLFDDFDMERAVNGAAFAAFIGAGQTCVCGARILVQKSIYAEFLERFRVKAMGIRVGDPEDAKTQLGPVISDRSRQRILAMLERAKAAGAKVLTGGGVPSHLKQGFFIEPTVMYDVDPRSEIGQDEVFGPVTVVMPFDDEADAIRIANDTQFGLAASVWTQDVARAHRVASKLEFGMVWVNDHHRLDPASPWGGFKNSGVGRETGVESFDQFSEPRAVTINTSGKTVDWYADDGELKRLN
- a CDS encoding MFS transporter, translating into MNANAGPRLDRLPMSGFHRRIMWLIGIGMFFDGFDIYVASTVLGATLKTGFSTLGQNALFVSLTFLGMMLGSIGTGFLGDRFGRRFTYQANLAVFGIASLGAALAPNMSVLIACRFMMGLGLGAENVVGYSTLTEFVPPQKRGKLQGLMAVFVVSGLPVAGLIGLLLIPAFGWRAMFVLGGIGAMGVWYARKSLPESPRWLDSVGRRDEAEAILYRIESEVTEARGGEPLPPPVVAKPNPAAAPLSFGSLFSGTMLQRLIVGCVTLVVINTLLYGFVTWLPTFFVHQGFSIAKSFGFALVMSLGAPIGSAIGALTADSWGRKPTIIGASFAAIVFGAIYPFVSDPVLLPLVGLLLIIPIYVLVALLFAIYVPELYPTEVRLRASGICNALGRGATIITPFIVVALYSQYGVVGVLALMIGLLVIQIVVVAWLGVEPTGQRLEDLQPADPQANDAMRPDAHASPFK